A portion of the Magnolia sinica isolate HGM2019 chromosome 17, MsV1, whole genome shotgun sequence genome contains these proteins:
- the LOC131231655 gene encoding probable pectinesterase 53: MAFNTQTHLLFLILFLSIFPLKSLSWSAEESEKDFKKWLSWNIEDYSRKAVVGPKSVTRTNGGQRIIDVKLRMAEERRIKVSVSQDGSGDFMSIGEALDSIPKKNTRRVVLDIKPGVYREKIVILKSQPFITFLGDVESPPTITGNDTASEVGKDGIPLKTFHSATVAVNADYFIAANIKFENTAPHPDTGSIGGQAVAVRISGNKAAFYDCGFYGNQDTLYDHKGLHYFNNCFIQGSVDFIFGYGRSLYENCFLNSITKKVASLTAQKRTTASLASGFSFINSVVTGSGMVYLGRAWGDYSRVVFSYTFMDKVVIPQGWNDWGIQKRDLSVYYGEYKCSGPGANSTGRVHWARLLTDEEVKPFIGTHYIDGKRWLLGP; this comes from the exons ATGGCTTTCAACACCCAAACACaccttctctttctcattctctttctatCCATATTCCCATTGAAATCTCTTTCATGGAGTGCAGAAGAAAGTGAAAAAGATTTCAAGAAATGGCTGTCATGGAACATCGAAGACTACAGCAGAAAGGCTGTCGTGGGCCCAAAATCCGTTACCAGGACAAACGGTGGCCAGAGAATCATAGATGTGAAGTTGAGAATGGCCGAAGAGAGGAGAATAAAAGTAAGTGTTAGCCAAGATGGGAGTGGTGATTTTATGAGCATAGGAGAAGCTCTTGATAGTATTCcaaagaaaaatacaaggagaGTAGTCTTGGATATCAAACCTGGTGTTTATAG GGAGAAGATTGTGATCCTGAAATCACAACCGTTCATCACGTTTTTAGGGGATGTTGAGAGCCCACCGACTATAACAGGAAACGATACAGCTTCGGAAGTTGGAAAAGATGGGATACCTTTGAAAACGTTCCACAGTGCAACCGTTGCTGTCAATGCTGATTACTTCATCGCAGCAAACATAAAGTTTGAG AATACAGCACCTCACCCTGACACTGGCTCAATTGGAGGACAGGCAGTGGCCGTCCGCATATCAGGAAACAAAGCAGCATTCTATGATTGCGGTTTCTACGGTAATCAGGACACTCTCTATGATCACAAGGGGCTACACTACTTCAACAACTGCTTCATCCAAGGGTCTGTGGACTTCATCTTCGGATATGGGAGATCCTTGTATGAG AACTGCTTCTTGAACTCCATCACGAAGAAAGTGGCATCTCTCACAGCCCAAAAGCGAACTACGGCCTCATTAGCGAGCGGATTTTCATTCATAAACAGTGTGGTGACTGGAAGTGGCATGGTGTATCTAGGAAGAGCATGGGGTGATTATTCGAGGGTCGTTTTCTCTTACACATTCATGGACAAGGTCGTCATACCGCAGGGATGGAATGATTGGGGCATCCAAAAGCGCGATTT GAGTGTATACTATGGAGAGTACAAATGCAGTGGACCCGGTGCTAACTCGACGGGAAGGGTTCATTGGGCCCGGTTGCTAACCGATGAAGAAGTGAAGCCATTCATCGGGACACATTACATCGACGGCAAAAGATGGTTGTTGGGCCCTTAG